TCTCCGAATAAGAGGCGAAACATAATCAACTTGAATTCGGGACAGCTATTCGAAATCTTAGTGAAAGACTGGATTTGTTATCTCATGTTTGCTTTTCGTGAAAAAATACCAATTGAAGTGGAGGGTTTCTTCAAACAACAAGGAGCTGGGTCAACTATTCAATCAAATGATATTGAGCATGTTTCCCATCTCTTCTCGAGAAACAAGCGGGCTATTTCTTTGCAAAATTGTGCTCAATTTCATATGTGGCAATTCCACCAAGATCTCTTCGTTAGTTGGGGGAAGAATCCGCACGAATCGGATTTTTTGAGGAAAATATCGAGAGAGAATTGGATTTGGTTAGACAATGTGTGGTTGGTAAACAAGGATAGATTTTTTAGCAAGGTACGAAATGTATCGTCAAATATTCAATATGATTCTACAAGATCTAGTTTCGTTCAAGTAACGGATTCTAGCCAATTGAACGGATCTTCTGATCAATTCATAGATCCTTTCGATTCCATTAGTAATGAGGATTCGGAATATCACTATCACACATTGATCAATCAAAGAGAGATTCAACAACTAAAAGAAAGATCGATTCTTTGGGATCCTTCCTTTATTCAAACGGAAGGAAGAGAGATAGAATCAGACCGATTCCCTAAATACCTTTCTGGATATTCCTCAATGCCCCGGCTATTCACGGAACGTGAAAAGCGAATGAATAATCATCTGCTTCCGGAAGAAAGCgaagaatttttttggaattctacAAGAGCCATTCGTTCTTTTTTCTCTGACAGATGGTCAGAACTTCATCTGGGTTCGAATCCTACTGAGAGGTCCACTAGGGATCAGAAATTGTTGAAGAAAGAACAAGATGTTTCTTTTGTCCCTTCCAGGCGatcggaaaataaagaaatagttaatatattcaAGATAATTACGTATTTACAAAATACCGTCTCAATTCATCCTATTTCATCAGATCTGGGATGTGATACGGTTCCGAAGGATGAACTGGATATGGACAGTTCCAATAAGATTTCATTCTTGaacaaaaatccatttttttatttatttcatctaTTCCATGAACGGAAGAGGGGGGGATACACGTTACGCCACGATTTTGAGTCAGAAGAGAGATTTCAAGAAATGGCAGATCTATTCACTCTATCAATAACCGAGCCGGATCTGGTGTATCATAAGGGATTTGCCTTTTCTATTGATTCCTACGGATTGGATCAAAGACAATTCTTGAAGGAGGTTTTCAACTCCAGGgatgaattgaaaaagaaatctTTATTGGTTCTACCTCctattttttatgaagaaaatgaatcttTTTATCGAAGGATCAGAAAAAATTGGGTCCGGATCTCCTGCGGGAATTTTTTGaagatccaaaaccaaaaagagtGGTATTTGCTAGCAACAACATAATGGAGGCAGTCAATCAATATAGATTGATCCGAAATCTGATTCAAATCCAATTCCAATATAGTCCCTATGGGTACATAAGAAATGTATTGAAtcgattctttttaatgaagagACCTGATCGCAACTTCGAATATGGAATTCAAAGGGATCTAATAGGAAATGATACTCTGAATCATAGAACTATAATGAAAGATACGATCAACCAACAtttatcgaatttgaaaaagagtcagaagaaatggttcgatcctcttatttttctttctcgaaCCGAGAGATCCATAAATCGGGATCCTAATGCATATAGATACAAATGGTCCAATGGGAGCAAGAATTTCCAGGAGCATTTGAAACATTTCGTTTCTGAGCGGAAGAGCCGTTTTCAAGTAGTGTTCGATCGATTATGTATTAATCAATATTCGATTGATTGGTCTGAGgttattgataaaaaagattTGTCTAAGTCACTTCGTTTCTTTTTGTCCAAGTTACTTCGTTTTTTGTCCAAGTTACTTCTCTTTTTGTCTAACTCacttccttttttctttgtgaGTTTCGAGAATATCCCCATTCATAGGTCTGAGATCCACATCTATGAATTGAAAGGTCCGAACGATCAACCCTGCAATCAGTTGTTAGAATCAATAGGTCTTCAAAtcgttcattttaaaaaattgaaaccctTTTTATTGGATGATCATAATACTTCTCAAAAATCGAAATTCTTGATCAATGGAGGAACAATATCACCATTTTTGTTCAATAAGATACCAAAGTGGATGATTGACTCATTCCATACTAGAAAGAATCGCAGGAAATCTTTTGATAACACGGATTCCTATTTCTCAATCGTATCCCACGATCAAGACAATTGGCTGAATCCCGTGAAACCATTTCAGAGAAGTTCAttgatatcttctttttctaaagCAAATCGACTTCGATTCTTGAATAATCCACATCACTTCTGCTTCTATTGTAACAAAAGATTCCCTTTTTATGTGGAAAAGGCCCGTCTCAATAATTCTGATTTTACGTATGGACAATTCCTCACTATCTTGTTCAttcacaacaaaatattttcttcgtgtggtggtaaaaaaaaacatgctttTTTGGAGAGAGATACTATTTCACCTTCGTCAATCGAGTCACAGGTATCTAACATATTCATATCTAACGATTTTCCACAAAGTGGTGACGAAAGGTATAACTTGTACAAATCTTTCCATTTTCCAATTCGATCCGATCCATTAGTTCGTAGAGCTATTTACTCGATTGCAGACATTTCTGGAACACCTCTAATAGAGGGACAAAGAGTAAATTTGGAAAGAACGTATTGTCAAACTCTTTCAGATATGAATCTATCCGATTCAGAAGAGAAGAGCTTGCATCAGTATCTCAATTTCAATTCAAACGTGGGTTTGATTCACACTCCATGTTCTGAGAAATATTTACAGAGGAAAAAACGGAGTCTTTGCCTAAAAAAATGCGTTGACAAAGGGCAGATGGATAGAACCTTTCAACGAGATAGTGCTTTTTCAACTCTCTCAAAATGGAATCTATTCCAAACATATATGCCATGGTTCTTTACTTCGACAGGGtacaaatatctaaatttgatatttttagatattttttcagACCTATTGCGGATACTAAGTAGCAGTCAAAAATTTGTATCCATTTTTCATGATATTATGTATGGATTAGATATATCATGGCGAATTCTTCAGAAAAAATTGTGTCTTCCACAAAGGAATCTGATAAGTGAGATTTCGAGTAAGTCTTTACATAATCTTCTTCTGTCCGAAGAAATGATTCATCGAAATAATGAGTCATCGTTGATATCGACACATCTGAGATCGCCAAATGTTCGTGAGGTCCTCTATTCAatccttttccttcttcttgttgCTGGATATATCGTTCGTACACATCTTCTCTTTGTTTCCCGAGCCTATAGTGAGTTACAGACAGAGTTCGAAAAGATCAAATCTTTGATGATTCCATCATACATGATTGAGTTGCGAAAACTTCTGGATAGGTATCCTACATCTGAACAGAATTCTTTCTGGTTAAAGAATCTTTTTCTAGTTGCTCTGGAACAATTAGGAGATTGTCTAGAAGAAATACGGGGTTCTGGCGGCAACATGCTATGGGGTGGTGATCCCGCTTATGGGGTCAAATCAATACGTTCTAAGAAgacagatttgaaaataaacttCATCGATATCATCGATCTCATAAGTATCATACCAAATCCCATCAATCGAATCACTTTTTCGAGAAATACGAGACATCTAAGTCATACAAGTAAAGACATCTATTCattgataagaaaaagaaaaaacgtgaGCGGTGATtggattgatgataaaatagaaTCCTGGGTCGCGAACAGTGATTCGATTGATGATAAAGAAAGAGAATTCTTGGTTCAGTTCTCCACCTTAAGGGCAGAAAAAAGGATTGATCAAATTCTATTGAGTCTGACTCATAGTGATCATTTATCAAAGAATGACTCTGGTTATCAAATGATTGAACAACCGGGAACAATTTACTTACGATACTTAGTTGACATTCATAAAAAGTATCTAATGAATTATGAGTTCAATACATCCTGTTTAGCAGAAAGACGGATATTCCTTGCTCATTATCAGacaatcacttattcacaaacTTCGTGTGGGGCTAATAGTTTTCATTTCCCGTCTCATGGAAAACCCTTTTCGCTCCGCTTAGCCCTATCCCCCTCTAGGAGTATTTTAGTGATAGGTTCTATAGGAACCGGACGATCCTATTTGGTCAAATACCTAGCGACAAACTCCTATGTTCCTTTCATTACAGTATGTCTGAACAAGTTCCTGGATAACAAGCCGAAAGGTTTTTTTCTTGATGATATCGATATTGATGATAGTGACGATATTGATGCTAGTAACGATATTGATCGTGAACTTGATACGGAGCTGGAGCTTCTAACTATGATGAATGCGCTAActatggatatgatgtcggAAATAGACCGATTTTATATCACCCTTCAATTCGAATTAGCAAAAGCAATGTCTCCTTGCATAATATGGATTCCAAACATTCATGATCTTGATGTGAATGAGTCGAATTACTTAGCCCTCGGTCTCTTGGTGAACTCTCTCTCCAGGGATTGTGAAAGATGTTCGACTAGAAATAGTCTTGTTATTGCTTCGACTCATATTCCCCAAAAAGTGGATCCCGCTCTAATAGCcccgaataaattaaatacatgcaTTAAAATAAGAAGGCTTCTTATTCCACAACAACGAAAGCACTTTTTCACTCTTTCCTATACTAGGGGATTTCACTTGGAAAAGAAAATGTTCCATACTAATGGATTCGAGTCCATAACCATGGGTTCCAGTGCACGAGATCTTGTAGCACTTACCAATGAGGCCTTATCAATTAGTATTACACAGAAGAAATCAATTATAGACACTAATACAATTAGATCTGCTCTTCATAGACAAACTTGGGATTTGCGATCCCAGGTAAGATCGGTTCAGGATCATGGGATCCTTTTCTATCAGATAGGAAGGGTTGTTGCACAAAATGTACTTATAAGTAATTGCCCCATAGAtcctatatctatctatatgaaGAAGAAATCATGTAACGAAGGGGATTCTTATTTGTACAAATGGTACTTCGAACTTGGAACGAGCATGAAGAAATTCACGATACTTCTTTATCTTTTGAGTTGTTCTGCCGGATCGGTCGCTCAAGACCTTTGGTCTCTACCCGGACccgatgaaaaaaataggatCACTTCTTATGGATTCATTGAGAATGATTCGTCATGTCATATAGGCCCGAGTCGGACATCTAATTGCTTAGATTTGAATTATCCTTATCCGGAGGatgccttatatatatattaatattatatcaaaaagatGGACAATCAAACCTATTTCTCGATTCAATAGAAGTCCAACCAAAGAGGTGAATAGGGTCCCAAATAACGAGAGATATGTAAAAAGTAGGTCAGATTTCGCCTATTCCTAATCCTAAATGGAATGTAACGACGTAGGGATCCCTATGTAAACATAGTATCTATTTAGATACGCTCGAATGACCCCTTCTCATAATGAGAATGTATATAACCTTATTCCGGTCTGGTCCGGTATGGAATGAACTTATAATCATGGAATCGACTCGATCATCAGATTATAGATTATAAGTTCATAACCTTAGTCCATTCCCATTTTGGGCGGAACCGATCTACTAATTCTTTGATTCCAGTTAGTAAGAGGGATCTTGAACTAAGAAATAGATTCTAGAAGCTAAAAAGGGTATCCTGAGCAATCGCAATAATCGGGTTCATTGATATTCCTGGTATAGTAGATGCTATCACACATACAATCATACTCAATTCGATGGAATTGGTTGATCTTAAAGGGGATATTCTATAATTTCGCACGTGAGGGGTTATTTCTTGGTTTCGTCCAGTCATTAATAACttgattatttttagataatagtaGATAGAAAGAACGCTCGTAAGGAGTCCTATTGAAACCAAGAAATATAGGCCTGCCCGCCATCCACACCAGAATAAATggagttttccaaaaaaaccTGCTAGTGGAGGAAGACCTCCTAGGGATAAGAGACATAGAGCTAAAGAGAGAGCCAAAAAAGGATCTTTTGTGTATAATCCTGCATAATCTCGAATGTTATCAGTTCCGGTACGtagaccaaataatataatgcaAGCAAAAGTTCCTAGATTCATGGAGATATAGAACAGCATATAAGTTATCATGCTCGCATATCCACCATTTGAGTCTCCAACAATTATTCCAATAATTACATATCCGATTTGACCTATGGACGAATATGCAAGCATACGTTTCATGCTTGTTTGAGTAATAGCAATGAGATTCCCCAATATCATGCTAAGAATAGCTAGGATTTccagaagaagatgccattcatttgatgagaaataaaaaggaatatCGAAAATTCGAGTGGCTAAAGCTGAAGCAGCTACTTTCGAAGTAACAGAAAGAAAAGCAACGACTGGAGTGGGAGAGTCAGAGTCGAAAAGAGGATTCCTCACTTCTTTCTCTCATTCAAAACCGTGCATGAGACTTTCATCTCGCACGGCTCCTAAGTGATAAAAGTAAAGAAgaactcatcttctttcttttttgattacTTTCCTCGCGTATGTATAAGATCGAATCCTTTCTAAAACGGATTACTAATCCTTAACTTTTCGAGGAATCCTTCATCAGTGGTTGTGAATGACTGATTTTTCTCAATCGTTTCGACCTTGGTTCCGTAGGAGCACGTCCGAAAGATTGAGAAATGGAACCATCTGATTTGATTCGTTCTCAATAGCCatgagatgatcatcttagggtGATCCTTTTGTCGACGGATGCTCCTATTACACTCGTAGTCTCTGAAGGATGAGAACCAACTATGTAGCATCTACATCGAGAATTCAAGTCTTTCTTGTATACGTCATTAGTCCGATCCTTTGTAGGAACTACCCGTAATAACAAActtgcaaaatggatccgtttATCATAAAGAGATTCGTTGTTCCTGACCCTGCttcacattaattgttatttgaaCAAGTCAAAGTTCTGTCTTGGTCTGCGTGGGGCCCAATTCCTACAGTGATGAATATAAGCGCAATTGAAATTCCTGGGGAGTTATACATTTGTGTATTGATAAGACCATTCACTATTTCTTGAAGCTCAATCTCTCCCCCGGATGAACCATATAGCCAAGAGAAACCATGAACCAGAATAGAAGAGCTTGCCCCACCCATGAGTAAATATTTCATAGTAGCTTCATTAGATCGTACATCTTTCTTGGTATATCCAGATAATAGGTAGGAGCATAAACTGAAACATTCTGGAGCTACAAAGATAGTTATTAAATCGTTAGCACCACATAAAAACATTCCTCCTAGAGTAGCTGTTAATACGAATAACAGAAACTCTGTTATAGCCATTTCTGTACATTCAATGTACTCTACGGATAGAGGAATACAGAGAGTTGAACAtagtaaaataagaaattgaaagaTTTCGTTGAAATTGTTCGTTTGGAAATTTCCTGAAAAGCTAATCATAGGTTCTTCTCTCCATCGGAACAATAGGGCCGTTATGCTCATTACGAAACTTGTTGACGAGATGAAATATAACCAAGGTATATCTTTTTGATCAGAGGTTGAATCGATCATCAGAAGAAGGATTAGGCCAAAAATTAGGATACATTCTGGGAAAATAAAACTTCCATCGAAGAGAAGCAAATGAAAGGCTTTCATAAAAATTCTCGTAGAATCGAGAATGAAATTTTCATTCTGTACATGCCAGATCATGAATTAGTAACTGCatccaatctccaaaaaaaaaccaatttttttttttttgaatggaaTATTTACGGAATCCCCATGAATAGGTTAAAACCTTATTCCATGGTATTTACATGAGATTGCTCTTTCTTATTCTTAAGCAAGTCCCCGAGAGGGCTTAGTTGATCCATGATTTATGTTTcgtcttttctttccttttcgtTTGTTTCGAGAAAGAGATCGATCAATtccgattttttctttttctattgatTCTTTTCGGATCGAGATGTATGGATCCACGGATCTATGTGTCTATATAGATCCTGTTCATGGATTAACGAAAATGTGCAAACGCTCTATTTGCCTCTGCCATTCTATGAGTCTCTTCCTTTTTGCGTATGGCATCGCCACTCCCTTTGGCAGCATCCACTAATTCGGAACTTAATTTGAAAGCCATATTTCGACCCGGACGTTTTCGGGATGCCCCTAATAACCAACGAATGGCAAGTGCTTTTCCTTGCGTGGATCCTATTTCAATGGGAACTTGATGAGTTGATCCGCCTACACGTCTTGCTTTTACTGCTATATCGGGAGTTACTCCACGTATTGCTTGACGTAAAACAGATAGTGGATTTGTTTCTGTCTCTTCTGCAGTACCTCGACGTGACATGAGCGTGAAAGGGGTTCaagaatctgttttctttttataagggctcaaatcttttattttggcttTTTGACCCCATATTGTAGGGTGGATCTCGAAAGATATGAAAGATCTCCCTCCAAACCGTACATACGACTTTCATCGAATACGGCTTTCCACAGAATTCTATATGTATCTATGAAATCGAGTATGGAATTCTGTTTACTCACTTTTAAATTGAGTATCCGTTTCCCTCCTTTTCCTGCTAGGATTGGAAATCCTGTATTTTACATATCCATACGATTGA
This Brassica napus cultivar Da-Ae unplaced genomic scaffold, Da-Ae ScsIHWf_2578;HRSCAF=3325, whole genome shotgun sequence DNA region includes the following protein-coding sequences:
- the LOC125601463 gene encoding protein Ycf2-like encodes the protein MKGHQFKSWIFELREIVREIKNSHYFLDSWTQINSVGSFIHIFFHQERFRKLLDPRIFSILLLRNSQGSTSNRYFTIKGVVLFVVAALLYRINNRNMVESKNLYLKGLLPIPMNSIGPRNDTSEESFGSSNINRLIVSLLYFTKGKKISESCFRDPKESTRVLPITKKCIMPESNWSSRWWRNWIGKKRDFCCKISNETVAGIDISFKEKDIKYLEFLFVYYMDDPIRKGHDWELFDRLSPNKRRNIINLNSGQLFEILVKDWICYLMFAFREKIPIEVEGFFKQQGAGSTIQSNDIEHVSHLFSRNKRAISLQNCAQFHMWQFHQDLFVSWGKNPHESDFLRKISRENWIWLDNVWLVNKDRFFSKVRNVSSNIQYDSTRSSFVQVTDSSQLNGSSDQFIDPFDSISNEDSEYHYHTLINQREIQQLKERSILWDPSFIQTEGREIESDRFPKYLSGYSSMPRLFTEREKRMNNHLLPEESEEFFWNSTRAIRSFFSDRWSELHLGSNPTERSTRDQKLLKKEQDVSFVPSRRSENKEIVNIFKIITYLQNTVSIHPISSDLGCDTVPKDELDMDSSNKISFLNKNPFFYLFHLFHERKRGGYTLRHDFESEERFQEMADLFTLSITEPDLVYHKGFAFSIDSYGLDQRQFLKEVFNSRDELKKKSLLVLPPIFYEENESFYRRIRKNWVRISCGNFLKIQNQKEWYLLATT